A genomic window from Raphanus sativus cultivar WK10039 unplaced genomic scaffold, ASM80110v3 Scaffold0469, whole genome shotgun sequence includes:
- the LOC108809479 gene encoding uncharacterized protein LOC108809479 yields the protein MAREKTSCLSRIAAGAAIGGALGGAVGAVYGTYEAIAFRVPGLMKIRYIGQTTVGSAAIFGLFLGAGSLIHCGK from the exons ATGGCGAGAGAAAAAACTAGTTGTTTGAGCAGAATCGCTGCCGGAGCTGCCATCGGCGGCGCACTTGGCGGCGCTGTAG GTGCTGTCTATGGAACTTACGAGGCGATTGCTTTCAGG GTCCCTGGGCTTATGAAGATAAGGTACATAGGGCAAACAACCGTGGGCAGCGCTGCAATTTTCGGACTTTTCCTAGGTGCTGGCAGTTTGATACACTGTGGAAAATAA